The genomic window ATAAACATACTGCTAAGGATAATTGGCTCATCGCATTATTCACTTTTGGAGAAGGATATCATAACTTCCACCACGAGTTCCAAGCTGATTACAGAAACGGGATTCGTTGGTTCGATTACGATCCAACCAAATGGCTGATCAATACATTCGCCTTTTTCGGTTTGGCAAGCGATAGAAAGACTATCTCTGAAGAACAGATCCTCCGTAAAAAGATGATCATGGACGAGAAGGCTTTACGCGAAAAATTGGAATCTAAGTCTGAAACCTTAAGCCAAGGATTCGAAGAAAGATTAGAGGCTCTGCGTAATTCCGTTCAGGAAACCCAAGCCAAACTGATTACTTTGAAAGCTGTAAAAGAAGAAGTAGGCAAAAAGGCCGTAAAAGAAGCTAAATCCGATTTCAAAGTGGCGTTGAACACTTGGAAAAGATTTGTTTCCGGAGACCTGGCGCCGGTCTGATATTATTCCCAGTACCTGATCCATTGCCCTCCTTCGGGAGGGCCTTTTTCATTCCACAGTTATCCGGCCTTGTGGGAAGTCCAACAAAACAAATCTAATGGAAACACTGCATGTAGGAACTCCTACATCGCAAATCTTAAATCACAGTAAATTTTAGATATGATTTCCGATCGCGTTAGGATCACCTAACTGGGAAACATCCACTTCTACTTTCAATTTATGTTTTCCACCTCCGAATAAGATCCCTTTCAGGGGAGAAACATCAGAAAAATCTCGACCTACGGAAGTATGAATATACTCGTCTGTGATCGCTTTCCCATTTGTAGGATCAAAATCAAACCAACCTTGTCCGGGAGAATATACGGATATCCAAGCGTGAGTGGCATCACTTCCTCTTAACTTAGGTTTTCCTGGAGGCGGATATGTTTCGATATAACCGGATACATATTTGCAAGGTAAACCCATAGAACGAAAAGCAGCCACGGAAAGATGTGTGAAATCCTGACAAACTCCTTCTTTCTTTTCTAAGACCTCGTCCAATGGTGTGTAAATATTCGTGCTTCCTGCCTTGAACTTAAAATCTTCTCGAAATCTTTTCACATATTCCAAGACGGCTTCCTGATAAGGAAGATCCATAGGCAGATATTTTTCTAAAAAATTCTTATAAGAAACGGAACGGTTCACAAAAGAAGAATCTCCCACGAATTCCAGGGCTTCCAGATCTTCTTTTTCGGTAACTGTTTTCAATTTTTGTAATATTTCAGAAGCAGAAATCGCGATACGGTCTTTTTTTTTCTCCGGTTCCGAAGTAAAAACTTTTGCCTCTGCAGTTACGGAAAGAATATTATGAGGTGTCTCTACTGCGAAAGAATATACCGTATTCCCGAAATAGTCCGTTCTGAATTCGGTATATTTAGGTTTGGGAAATATTTCTATTCGGAACTCTCTACAGATCTGCCTCTCGTTGGAGGTAGGACATAGATGGGCCAAATTTAAACAATGAGAAACTTCCTTCTCATAAGTATAATGGGTTAAGTGCCTAACGGAATACTCAGCCATACGGTCCTCCCAATCTGACTTGGTTTTCCACATAACGGAAGTATTTGGTAGCAACTGCATCCGAGACGGATTTTAATTGTGCCAGGATATCTTCTAACCATCTACGAAGTCCTCCGGCAGGATCCGCGTATTCAAAAATACGTTTTGCATCTTCTTCGCTGAATCGAACTAAAACATCAGTGAGTCTTTGGATCTCTTCCGAAATTTCTTCGTCTTTTCCTGTGAAGGAGAATAATGTATTCTCTCTTAATCTTTCCAACTGGAATGCAAGTGAACGAGGATTACTTTCGTCGAAGATAAGAATATCCACGACTGATTCCGCTTCTATTCTATATTTATAACGTCTTCTATAAGTGATCCGGATATCGTTCACATTCAAAAGACTCTCGAACATACTTTTATTATATATGGAAGCTCTTTCCATCGTGGCGAGTATCAGCTTCGTCAAAAACTGGGATCTCTCCAATCTTTTCCCCATATCCAGGAAGAAGTATCCGGTCTCACGACTCATACTTTCATTTGCAAGCCCGGAGAGAGAAGCAAACAGGTTCACAAGCTTTTGTAAATATTCTAACACTTCGTCGTAACTAGAATTTCCTGGGGTTTCAGACTCCAACCTGGAAATCAGATAACGTGTATCGTCGGAGATCCTATCTCGAACTGCCTTAGTAGTTCCCACAAAAAAGTTCAGATCATGGCGGATACTTCCGGAAGAATAAGGAGAAGTCGCCAATTGGAATATTTTCTCTCGGATGGTATCCAAAGAATCCAATCCGTTTGTTTCGAAAAATCCAAGACTGTATCCTGAAAGTTGGTCCAAGATCCCGAGTAACATGGAGAATTGATCCTTCTCGTAAGACTCTTCCGCTTCCAAAATTTTGTGGACTGTTTCTCTGAGAAGCCTGGACATATTCTCTGCCCGTTCCGCATAACGTCCCATCCAGAACATATTGTCCGCGACCCTACTTGGAATTCCGGAACCTTTTCTTTTGAGCGGTATTCTTCCGATCTGTCCGGGAAGAAGACTGAATTCCTTCTTCTCTTCCGAAGCCAAAATCCAAAGATCTTTGGAAATAGCTCCTCTTTGGTTGGTGATAATGAGTTCGTCCGCTTTAGGAGAAACTCGCACGAGTCCTCCTGGCATAGAAGTATATCCGTTCTCGGAAAGGCAGGTGAAAGTTCTTAGCACCGATTTACCGATCAGAAGTTCTTCCGAGTCTCCCGAAAAAATAGGACAGGTAGAACCGGTTAGTATCTCTTGTGCCACATAACGTTCCGGCCTTATTTCTACTTTGGTTCTTAACTCAAACATTTCCTTATCTTGCAAAGTAGAAAGGAATACGGACGGATCCAAAGGAGAACGAATTGCAGGTTTGATCGCATATTTATGAGGATTGGAAAATACTTCTTTGCGGGAATTTTCGTCTCCCATCCAAAGAGTAGGAACATTCGGAAGGATCAGATCCTCGCCCAGATAAAACTTACATAAACTAGGAAGATATGCATGGATTGCTCGATTCTCCAAAAATCCGGAACCGATAGGATTTGCTACGGTGACATTCCCTGCCCTTACCGCACCCAAGATGCCTGGAACTCCTAACAAAGAGTCTCCCTTTAACTCAAGGGGATCCATGTACCAATCGTCCACCCGGCGAAAGATCACATCCACTTGTTGTAAACCTTCTATCGTTTTCAGAAATACCTTATTGTCCCGAACAGTTAGATCCTCTGCTTGGGCCAAAATATATCCCAAGTAACCTGCAAGATATGCATGTTCGAAATAGGTCTCGTTTCCGGGGCCAGGCGTAAGAAGAATTGTGAGAGGTTCTCTATCTCTATTAGAAGAAAATGAATTTAAAGTTTTTCTTAATGCCCTGAAATATAAGGCAACTCTATGCACTTGAGAGTCGCGATAGAGAGAAGGGAAAATACGGGAGAGAACGATACGATTTTCTAAAGCGTACCCCGAACCGGAGGGAGCCTGGACTCTATCTCCGATCACATAAAAATTCCCTTGGCCGTCCCTGCTAATATCCGTGGCCAAGAATGCTAAACGGAAATTTGTAAAATCGTAAACCGGAGCGCAGGCTCTTAAAAATCCTCCGGATTGAAATAGGACTTCGTGGGGGATTTTTTTTTCGTATAAAGATCTTTTAGGACCGTAAACGTCCTTTAGAATTTCGTTAAGTAGTTCGGATCTTTGGGCGAGACCTCTTTCTATCCCGTCCCATTCTTTGCTGTCCATGAGAAGAGGAAAAAGATCCAGTCCCCAGACCCTCTCCCTTTCGTCTCCATAAACATTATACGTTACTCCGCTTTCCTTTAGGATACGGAGGCTATCTTCTTTGCGTCTTCTTAATTCCGCTCCGCCAAGATGATTCAGAGAGCGAAGTAAAAATTCGTATTTATCCCTGGATTTTCCGTCGGGAAGGCATAACTCATCATAGACTCCCGAGGCGGGTTTGTATCCAGAGAGTAAATTTGTGGCCTGGGAAGTTCTCTGATTCATCTTCCGAGAGACATTTTCACTTTCCGTCCAATTTTAATCCAGCTTTAAAGTAGCTCCGATATTGATTTGTCTATACGGCCCTTGTTGGATCCCCACAGGAAGTCTTCCGGAAATATATACTCTATCTTCTAAATTTTTTCCGTTCACGAAAATGGACCATCTTCCTCCCGGAGCTTCGTATCCAAAGTCAGCATTCCAAATTCCATATGCGGGAACAATACCTTGGCTTCCATCTGTACTTTGGTTTTTTGTATTCTGCAGATCGGAATATTGTTTGTCAAAATACTGATATTCAACTCTGGCATAAAATCCGGATGGGCTTTTCACACCGATCGCACCTATAAAAACATTCATAGGAACGTAAGGCAGGTAATTTCCGTTTGTATTTACTTTGATCAGATTTCCTGCCGAGTTGATCGCATACAATGGTTGGTTCGTGATACTCACGGTGCCGTCCGCATTTTGTATCGTGCCCACAGGAACGTAAGTGGTAGAGATTGCTTTAGTATATGAGTAAGTAAATTCCAGAGGAATTTCCCATTTGGACTCGGCGAATTTCCCGAAATCGAAAACAAAATTACTTTCCACACCTCTGTTCACCGATCTTCCCGCATTAATCGGAACCGCTCCTAATCCGGAGCCTGCTTCGTTCGTGTTCACGATTTGATTCGAAAAATATAATGCGTATGTACTGACCTGAGTGTAGAAGTAGCGAGTAATATTTCCCCTAAATCCAGTCTCGTAATTATTAGATCTTTCCGCACTAAGTTTATAACCTAAACCTAATGCAGGGTTTTGAACAGTGGAGAATGTAGGAGGAGAAAATGCGGTGTGAGCTCCGGCAAACCAGATAAACTTCTCCGTAATATCAAACGTAAGACCGATTCCTGGTAGAACTACCTTCGTATAAGTCTCGTTTGCATCATTTACTAAGATGGATTGGCCAACCGTATTCGCGTATCCCTTGGTCACATCATCCGAAGTTGCAAGTCTTCTATGAGTATACACACCTTGGAAAATATGTTCGTAACGAACTCCGGGGATTACTTTGAACTTATCGGTAAGCTTGATGGAATCTTGTACATACAAAGCATAAGCTCTTGCATTCCGATTCTGTTGTTGGGTGGTAAGACCTTTTGTAAGAGTCGGATACGGAAATACGTTATTCGCCGCATTTACGGATTCATAATGCATTCTTGCTCCAAAAGCGATCTCATGATCCAGGCCGAATGTATTAAATTTACCTTCTACCTTAGTTTCCAAACCTCCGGTCTTAAAGAAAGAATGCCTGTTTGGAGTGGAATTTAACATGTAAATTACATCCCCA from Leptospira neocaledonica includes these protein-coding regions:
- a CDS encoding TonB-dependent receptor family protein; translated protein: MLQKRFRSSLILCIFIFSNSFLFSQPNENAGTNGTSSASEQEDPSKKEISKQEETLAEKKRRFLESGQINVIGAKDDDIKKIPGSANVIGKKILKETNPIDSMEALRRVPGATIRYQDAVGLTPNIAFRGVSNEESRKTLILEDGVFTSLSPYGQPESYFVPHIDRMERVEVVKGSGSILFGPTTLGGIVNYVTRKPPEKPTFSAKVIGGTNGYASSLLQYGGTNQTTNTGYDISYMRNQGNGFRDYQGFRVNDLNLKLIQKLGEKDSVFLKYQSYQQEAQSTYLGLTQGLYWRNPRINPARYDQKSIDRQAAVIGHDHTFNENWKMITRAYWTNVGFLFRQESYSYNNMTEFGFPARPPENAFGVYAPDIIGNQPGDVIYMLNSTPNRHSFFKTGGLETKVEGKFNTFGLDHEIAFGARMHYESVNAANNVFPYPTLTKGLTTQQQNRNARAYALYVQDSIKLTDKFKVIPGVRYEHIFQGVYTHRRLATSDDVTKGYANTVGQSILVNDANETYTKVVLPGIGLTFDITEKFIWFAGAHTAFSPPTFSTVQNPALGLGYKLSAERSNNYETGFRGNITRYFYTQVSTYALYFSNQIVNTNEAGSGLGAVPINAGRSVNRGVESNFVFDFGKFAESKWEIPLEFTYSYTKAISTTYVPVGTIQNADGTVSITNQPLYAINSAGNLIKVNTNGNYLPYVPMNVFIGAIGVKSPSGFYARVEYQYFDKQYSDLQNTKNQSTDGSQGIVPAYGIWNADFGYEAPGGRWSIFVNGKNLEDRVYISGRLPVGIQQGPYRQINIGATLKLD
- a CDS encoding circularly permuted type 2 ATP-grasp protein produces the protein MNQRTSQATNLLSGYKPASGVYDELCLPDGKSRDKYEFLLRSLNHLGGAELRRRKEDSLRILKESGVTYNVYGDERERVWGLDLFPLLMDSKEWDGIERGLAQRSELLNEILKDVYGPKRSLYEKKIPHEVLFQSGGFLRACAPVYDFTNFRLAFLATDISRDGQGNFYVIGDRVQAPSGSGYALENRIVLSRIFPSLYRDSQVHRVALYFRALRKTLNSFSSNRDREPLTILLTPGPGNETYFEHAYLAGYLGYILAQAEDLTVRDNKVFLKTIEGLQQVDVIFRRVDDWYMDPLELKGDSLLGVPGILGAVRAGNVTVANPIGSGFLENRAIHAYLPSLCKFYLGEDLILPNVPTLWMGDENSRKEVFSNPHKYAIKPAIRSPLDPSVFLSTLQDKEMFELRTKVEIRPERYVAQEILTGSTCPIFSGDSEELLIGKSVLRTFTCLSENGYTSMPGGLVRVSPKADELIITNQRGAISKDLWILASEEKKEFSLLPGQIGRIPLKRKGSGIPSRVADNMFWMGRYAERAENMSRLLRETVHKILEAEESYEKDQFSMLLGILDQLSGYSLGFFETNGLDSLDTIREKIFQLATSPYSSGSIRHDLNFFVGTTKAVRDRISDDTRYLISRLESETPGNSSYDEVLEYLQKLVNLFASLSGLANESMSRETGYFFLDMGKRLERSQFLTKLILATMERASIYNKSMFESLLNVNDIRITYRRRYKYRIEAESVVDILIFDESNPRSLAFQLERLRENTLFSFTGKDEEISEEIQRLTDVLVRFSEEDAKRIFEYADPAGGLRRWLEDILAQLKSVSDAVATKYFRYVENQVRLGGPYG
- a CDS encoding transglutaminase family protein: MAEYSVRHLTHYTYEKEVSHCLNLAHLCPTSNERQICREFRIEIFPKPKYTEFRTDYFGNTVYSFAVETPHNILSVTAEAKVFTSEPEKKKDRIAISASEILQKLKTVTEKEDLEALEFVGDSSFVNRSVSYKNFLEKYLPMDLPYQEAVLEYVKRFREDFKFKAGSTNIYTPLDEVLEKKEGVCQDFTHLSVAAFRSMGLPCKYVSGYIETYPPPGKPKLRGSDATHAWISVYSPGQGWFDFDPTNGKAITDEYIHTSVGRDFSDVSPLKGILFGGGKHKLKVEVDVSQLGDPNAIGNHI